Proteins encoded within one genomic window of Triticum aestivum cultivar Chinese Spring chromosome 2D, IWGSC CS RefSeq v2.1, whole genome shotgun sequence:
- the LOC123048114 gene encoding mitochondrial metalloendopeptidase OMA1, translating into MGMITMHVGYHVETVPYTNRAHLVPRSGRAARERHAADSYFAAFKKQYASWILEENDDHSVRVNRIVMELVGGVHRSLLNKALHWVDDLNWEAVVLRHDSVNAYVLCTGKIVVFTGLLRRLHTDAEIAAVLGHEFGHVLAKHTSEMIANLIDNKWFPALLTAPFLRRQEIEADYIGMMLLAAAGYDPREAPRALEKVGKMERKSILEKLLSSLSHPSCKKRSRLLSQPRVMRKAMTLYTQVKGKNDC; encoded by the exons atggggaTGATCACCATGCACGTTGGCTACCACGTCGAGACCGTGCCTTACACCAACCGCGCCCACCTCGTCCCCCGCTCCGGCCGGGCCGCACGCGAGCGCCATGCCGCCGACTCCTACTTCGCCGCTTTCAAGAAGCAGTACGCATCCTGGATACTCGAGGAGAACGACGACCACAGCGTCCGCGTCAACCGCATCGTCATGGAGCTTGTCGGCGGCGTCCACCGTAGCCTGCTCAACAAGGCTCTCCACTGGGTGGACGATCTCAATTGGGAGGCGGTTGTTCTCAGACACGACAGCGTCAACGCTTATGTGCTGTGCACCGGCAAAATCGTAGTTTTCACCGGGCTGCTCCGCCGTCTCCACACCGACGCCGAGATCGCCGCTGTTCTTGGGCACGAG TTCGGACACGTTCTTGCAAAGCACACGTCAGAGATGATCGCAAACTTGATCGACAACAAGTGGTTTCCGGCCCTCCTCACCGCCCCATTCCTACGAAG GCAGGAGATAGAAGCAGATTATATCGGAATGATGCTACTCGCCGCTGCTGGTTACGATCCACGTGAAGCCCCTCGAGCCCTTGAGAAGGTCGGAAAGATGGAAAGAAAATCTATATTGGAGAAACTGCTGTCTTCCCTCTCACATCCGTCCTGCAAGAAAAGGTCACGGCTGCTATCACAACCTAGGGTTATGAGGAAGGCAATGACATTATACACACAAGTGAAAGGAAAGAACGATTGTTGA